The following are encoded in a window of Halosolutus halophilus genomic DNA:
- a CDS encoding tRNA sulfurtransferase translates to MHPPGADTVLLRHGDVNTKSKTVKRHMEGLLVENLEAMLSDRSVPGEVENRWSRPLIHATEGTVEAATDAATDTFGVVSASPARTVSTEKAAILDALAETARACYDGGTFAVDARRADKRLPYDSEDLAREGGAVIWEAVEEEFDPEVDLDDPDLTFGVEVRDDVAFVYLETRPGPGGLPLGAQESVIAMISGGIDSPVAAYEMMKRGSPIVPVYVDLGPYGGIDHEARAMETVRTLSRYAPNFDMQVYRIPGGETVDLLVREMEQGRMLSLRRFFYRAAETLAERIDANGIVTGEAVGQKSSQTVQNLGVTSRVTDLPIHRPLLTWDKADIVAKAREIGTFTDSTIDAGCNRVAPDRVETDARLGPLLEREPDDLLERAEEAARNAELVEL, encoded by the coding sequence ATGCACCCTCCGGGAGCCGATACGGTCCTCCTCCGTCACGGCGACGTCAACACCAAGAGCAAGACCGTCAAGCGGCACATGGAGGGACTGCTCGTCGAAAATCTCGAGGCTATGCTCTCGGATCGGTCGGTTCCCGGCGAGGTCGAGAATCGCTGGAGCCGACCGCTGATCCACGCCACGGAAGGGACCGTCGAGGCCGCGACGGATGCCGCCACGGACACCTTCGGCGTCGTCTCCGCGAGCCCCGCGCGCACAGTCAGTACCGAGAAGGCGGCGATTCTCGACGCGCTCGCGGAGACGGCCCGCGCGTGCTACGACGGCGGTACGTTCGCAGTCGACGCGCGCCGGGCGGACAAACGACTCCCCTACGACAGCGAGGATCTGGCTCGCGAGGGCGGCGCAGTGATCTGGGAGGCCGTCGAGGAGGAGTTCGACCCCGAAGTCGACCTCGACGACCCGGATCTCACGTTCGGCGTCGAGGTCCGCGACGACGTCGCGTTCGTCTACCTCGAGACGCGACCCGGGCCCGGTGGCCTCCCGCTCGGCGCACAGGAGAGCGTCATCGCGATGATCAGCGGCGGCATCGACTCGCCCGTCGCGGCCTACGAGATGATGAAACGCGGCAGCCCGATCGTCCCGGTGTACGTCGACCTCGGCCCCTACGGCGGAATCGACCACGAGGCACGGGCGATGGAGACCGTCCGCACCCTCTCGCGGTACGCGCCCAACTTCGACATGCAAGTGTACAGGATTCCGGGCGGCGAGACGGTGGACCTGTTGGTTCGTGAGATGGAGCAGGGCCGGATGCTCTCCTTGCGCCGGTTCTTCTATCGCGCTGCCGAGACGCTGGCCGAGCGCATCGACGCGAACGGCATCGTCACCGGCGAGGCCGTCGGCCAGAAGTCCAGCCAGACCGTCCAGAACCTCGGCGTCACGAGTCGCGTCACCGATCTACCGATCCACCGGCCGCTGCTCACCTGGGACAAAGCGGATATCGTCGCGAAAGCACGCGAGATCGGCACGTTCACCGATTCGACGATCGACGCCGGCTGTAACCGGGTGGCCCCCGATCGGGTCGAGACGGACGCCCGTCTCGGACCGCTTCTCGAACGCGAACCCGACGATTTGCTCGAGCGTGCCGAGGAAGCTGCGAGGAACGCGGAACTGGTAGAACTCTGA
- a CDS encoding TlpA family protein disulfide reductase has product MSLETMRPNPTWDAASYADTVDTLAAHRDELTFIVWGGDWCKDCRALLPDFGAALEAAEVPDDRIEAIAVDQDKRGPRVDEYGIEYIPTIVVERAPDGADGDAGEELVRFVESEDVPPAVWLARELEAELEAETA; this is encoded by the coding sequence ATGAGTCTCGAAACCATGCGGCCGAACCCGACGTGGGACGCCGCATCGTACGCGGACACCGTGGACACGCTCGCAGCCCATCGCGACGAACTGACCTTCATCGTCTGGGGCGGCGACTGGTGCAAGGACTGTCGCGCACTCCTGCCCGACTTCGGGGCCGCCCTCGAGGCGGCCGAGGTTCCCGACGACCGGATCGAGGCGATCGCCGTCGATCAGGACAAACGGGGACCGCGCGTCGACGAGTACGGTATCGAGTACATCCCGACGATCGTGGTCGAGCGCGCGCCCGACGGCGCGGACGGAGATGCGGGCGAGGAACTCGTCCGGTTCGTCGAGTCCGAGGACGTCCCGCCCGCCGTCTGGCTCGCACGGGAACTCGAGGCAGAACTCGAAGCCGAAACGGCCTGA
- a CDS encoding PLP-dependent cysteine synthase family protein codes for MKGSILDTIGSPLVRVDSPEGATVAAKVESFNPGGSAKDRPALEMVRTAEREGLIEPGDWLVEPTSGNTGIGLALVAAARGYDLTIVMPASKSEERRRIMAAYGAELELVEGEMDDARARADDLEAAGAIQLGQFENPANPTAHYRTTGEEIVEQVGDREIDAFVAGVGTGGTLSGTGRRLREEFPEMDIIAVEPARNAVLSTGESGDDDFQGMGPGFVSENLDRDLIDRVETVALEDAEDECRRLAREEGILVGQSSGATSLVSQRIADEIADPRQDCPDVPGAFDGRAVTSEPDGGRPAEDCPLVVTVFWDSGERYLSTGLFD; via the coding sequence ATGAAGGGAAGCATCCTGGACACGATCGGTTCGCCGCTCGTCCGGGTCGACTCGCCGGAGGGGGCGACCGTCGCCGCCAAGGTCGAATCCTTCAACCCCGGCGGCTCGGCCAAGGACCGCCCGGCCCTCGAGATGGTCCGGACGGCCGAGCGGGAGGGCCTGATCGAACCCGGCGACTGGCTGGTCGAACCGACGAGCGGGAACACCGGTATCGGGCTCGCGCTCGTCGCCGCCGCCCGCGGATACGACCTCACGATCGTTATGCCCGCCTCGAAGTCCGAGGAGCGCCGACGGATCATGGCCGCCTACGGTGCAGAACTCGAACTCGTCGAGGGCGAGATGGACGACGCCCGTGCCCGCGCCGACGACCTTGAAGCGGCGGGCGCGATCCAGCTCGGCCAGTTCGAGAACCCCGCCAACCCGACGGCCCACTATCGCACGACCGGCGAGGAGATCGTCGAACAGGTCGGCGATCGGGAGATCGACGCCTTCGTGGCCGGCGTCGGCACCGGCGGCACCCTCTCCGGGACCGGGCGACGGCTCCGCGAGGAGTTCCCCGAGATGGATATCATCGCCGTAGAACCGGCACGCAACGCCGTCCTCTCGACCGGCGAGTCGGGCGACGACGACTTCCAGGGGATGGGCCCCGGCTTCGTCAGCGAGAACCTCGATCGGGATCTGATCGATCGCGTCGAGACGGTGGCGCTCGAGGATGCGGAAGACGAGTGCCGCCGCCTCGCTCGCGAGGAGGGGATCCTCGTCGGGCAATCCAGCGGGGCGACGAGCCTCGTCTCCCAGCGGATCGCCGACGAAATCGCGGATCCGAGGCAGGACTGTCCCGACGTGCCGGGCGCGTTCGACGGACGGGCGGTCACGTCCGAACCGGACGGTGGCCGGCCGGCCGAGGACTGCCCGCTGGTCGTCACCGTCTTCTGGGACAGCGGCGAACGGTATCTCTCGACCGGACTCTTCGACTGA
- a CDS encoding DUF5804 family protein: MTRVCLIGNADVNLQYELLSRETSREALVTYDLERPFENSLAVRTVSIGAAVSLLNDLNWYLIRFVDEALVQEPSVSDEEWLSRPLARQLRNGDVEATETGEFCKVYGLEPVSPEGIDSERDGSGDADSERSDSESVEAAENADSTSADGENDADSSTDSNRSDTGPSRYRLVEPLYVRRTDGDLPAYDLRDVEETLVVRLTEAEYSP, translated from the coding sequence GTGACTCGCGTCTGTCTCATCGGGAACGCCGACGTGAATCTCCAGTACGAGCTCCTCTCCCGCGAAACCTCCCGTGAGGCACTCGTGACCTACGATCTGGAGCGGCCGTTCGAAAACTCGCTGGCGGTCCGAACCGTCAGCATCGGGGCCGCGGTCTCGCTGCTGAACGACCTGAACTGGTACCTGATCCGCTTCGTCGACGAGGCACTCGTTCAGGAACCGAGCGTCAGCGACGAGGAGTGGCTCTCGCGCCCGCTAGCACGACAGCTCCGAAACGGCGACGTCGAGGCGACCGAAACCGGGGAGTTCTGCAAGGTCTACGGGCTCGAACCCGTCTCTCCCGAAGGCATCGATTCGGAGCGGGACGGTTCGGGAGACGCCGATTCAGAGCGGAGCGATTCGGAGAGTGTCGAGGCGGCGGAGAACGCCGACTCGACGTCCGCCGACGGTGAGAACGACGCCGACTCGAGCACCGACAGCAACCGATCGGACACCGGCCCGTCCAGATACCGACTCGTGGAACCGCTGTACGTCCGCCGGACCGACGGGGACCTCCCGGCGTACGACCTCCGGGACGTCGAGGAGACGCTCGTCGTTCGCCTGACGGAAGCCGAGTACTCGCCGTGA
- a CDS encoding VOC family protein has product MDGIVFFRTQCHDDVVAFYRDLGATVWREQPDCTILEAGTFRVGFCDRETADTEGIVTFVFGDRDGVDDAYERLADRAAEEPRFNQKYGIYQFFAADPEGRTVEFQTFE; this is encoded by the coding sequence ATGGACGGAATCGTCTTCTTCCGGACGCAGTGTCACGACGACGTGGTCGCGTTCTACCGCGACCTCGGCGCGACCGTCTGGCGCGAGCAGCCAGACTGTACCATCCTCGAAGCGGGCACGTTCCGGGTCGGGTTCTGCGATCGGGAGACCGCCGACACCGAGGGGATCGTCACGTTCGTCTTCGGCGACCGCGACGGCGTCGACGACGCGTACGAACGGCTCGCCGATCGGGCAGCCGAAGAGCCGCGGTTCAACCAGAAATACGGCATCTACCAGTTCTTTGCCGCGGATCCGGAGGGCCGAACCGTCGAGTTTCAGACCTTCGAGTGA
- a CDS encoding Leu/Phe/Val dehydrogenase, giving the protein MVFASMGDDGHEQVSYFTDPETGLQAIVAIHDTTLGPSLGGTRILDYDTEDDALADVLRLSRAMTYKAAAADLPLGGGKAVILGDPAEIKTEALFEAYGRAVDCLGGRYITSVDVNSGVEDMDVVARETDNVVGTSKGLGDPSPITAHGVFHGIRACVESVYGSDSVAGLDVVIQGLGKVGKSLAEELLARDASVTVTDVDAAAVESFAADHDVDVVDSDTVYDQSCDVFAPCAIGGVVNDETIPRLECDIVAGGANNVLAERRHAEVLRERGIRYAPDYVINAGGLITVAKEHLGGGREEAYEEAAAIGDRLREMIERADERETTVLAAADQYAEKRIDDAERVTPAVPSQ; this is encoded by the coding sequence ATGGTATTCGCCTCGATGGGCGACGACGGCCACGAACAGGTATCGTACTTCACGGACCCCGAAACCGGCCTGCAGGCGATCGTGGCGATCCACGACACCACGCTGGGACCGAGTCTCGGGGGCACACGTATTCTCGACTACGACACGGAAGACGATGCGCTGGCGGACGTCCTCCGGCTCTCGCGGGCGATGACCTACAAGGCGGCCGCCGCCGATCTCCCGCTCGGCGGGGGCAAAGCCGTCATCCTCGGCGACCCGGCGGAGATCAAGACCGAGGCGCTGTTCGAGGCGTACGGACGGGCCGTCGACTGTCTGGGCGGTCGGTACATCACGTCCGTCGACGTCAACTCCGGCGTCGAGGACATGGACGTCGTCGCGCGGGAGACCGACAACGTCGTCGGGACGAGCAAGGGTCTCGGCGATCCGTCGCCGATCACGGCCCACGGCGTGTTTCACGGAATTCGCGCGTGCGTCGAGTCCGTCTACGGGTCGGACTCCGTCGCGGGGCTCGACGTCGTGATCCAGGGGCTGGGGAAGGTCGGCAAGTCGCTGGCCGAGGAACTGCTCGCGCGGGACGCCTCGGTCACCGTCACCGACGTCGACGCCGCCGCCGTCGAGTCGTTCGCGGCGGACCACGACGTCGACGTCGTCGATTCCGACACCGTCTACGATCAGTCTTGCGACGTCTTCGCGCCGTGTGCGATCGGCGGCGTCGTCAACGACGAGACGATCCCGCGACTCGAGTGCGATATCGTCGCCGGCGGAGCGAACAACGTCCTCGCCGAGCGCCGACACGCCGAGGTGCTTCGAGAGCGGGGCATCCGCTACGCGCCGGACTACGTGATCAACGCCGGCGGCCTGATTACCGTCGCCAAGGAGCACCTCGGCGGGGGCCGGGAGGAGGCCTACGAGGAAGCCGCCGCGATCGGCGATCGATTGCGCGAGATGATCGAGCGCGCCGATGAACGGGAGACGACGGTTCTCGCAGCCGCGGACCAGTACGCCGAGAAGCGAATCGACGACGCAGAGAGGGTGACGCCGGCAGTTCCGTCGCAGTGA
- a CDS encoding dihydrodipicolinate synthase family protein, with amino-acid sequence MDVHTALHGITCPLVTPFDDGSIDDEALAGLVDHLETGGIDAVFPCGTTGEFPSLAPAERLDVIERTVEHADVPVVAGAEATSVAETIDAVENAATAGADAAAIVAPYFTTANDPAGNRRFFEAVLAEASLPVLLYNIPQCTGQRIEPETVAAVADHERAIGIKDSSGDLAYFLSVLERTPDEFLCLQGYDAILVPSLRMGADGGVNALSNVVPEVFREVADDSHGDRARELQAEAIAPLFEACTTHDFAPATKAALVERGVLPSDDVRPPLVPVDDTGPIAEALDRALAVGDR; translated from the coding sequence ATGGACGTCCACACCGCGCTGCACGGAATTACTTGCCCGCTGGTCACGCCGTTCGACGACGGCTCGATCGACGACGAGGCGCTGGCGGGCCTCGTCGACCACCTCGAGACGGGCGGGATCGACGCCGTCTTTCCCTGCGGGACGACCGGGGAGTTCCCGAGTCTCGCCCCGGCGGAACGACTGGACGTGATCGAACGGACCGTCGAGCACGCGGACGTCCCCGTCGTCGCGGGAGCCGAAGCCACCAGCGTTGCGGAGACGATCGACGCCGTCGAGAACGCTGCCACTGCCGGTGCCGACGCCGCCGCGATCGTCGCGCCGTACTTCACGACGGCGAACGATCCGGCGGGGAACCGGCGGTTCTTCGAGGCCGTTCTCGCGGAGGCCTCGCTCCCCGTCCTGCTCTACAACATCCCGCAGTGTACGGGCCAGCGGATCGAACCCGAGACGGTCGCCGCCGTCGCGGACCACGAACGGGCGATCGGGATCAAGGACTCGAGCGGCGACCTCGCGTACTTCCTGTCCGTACTCGAACGAACGCCCGACGAGTTCCTGTGCCTGCAGGGGTACGACGCGATCCTGGTCCCGTCGCTGCGGATGGGCGCCGACGGTGGAGTCAACGCGCTGTCGAACGTCGTTCCGGAGGTCTTCCGCGAGGTCGCCGACGATTCACACGGCGATCGCGCCCGAGAACTGCAGGCCGAGGCCATCGCCCCGCTGTTCGAGGCGTGTACGACGCACGACTTCGCCCCGGCGACGAAGGCTGCACTCGTGGAACGGGGTGTCCTCCCGTCCGACGACGTCCGTCCGCCGCTAGTTCCCGTCGACGACACCGGTCCGATCGCCGAGGCACTCGATCGTGCGCTGGCGGTCGGCGATCGGTGA